One genomic window of Syntrophus gentianae includes the following:
- a CDS encoding PEP-CTERM sorting domain-containing protein — protein sequence MKKLILAVLFGLLLTSHAYADSLKIFMSGMDWTYNNGILSDSGGISGSDALDYASFKVNNLLYKGLNSDIVFDAYIPLASLSGGSGTFTPGEATFSFLVGTEGISLYLTDYLIVGQNSGYDLSLTGILVKSEISSQNLPYGFIMNEPITLTFSASGETETALSGTGEVKAALLVPEPATLLLLGLGMVGLGGVWRRFQS from the coding sequence ATGAAAAAGCTTATCTTAGCAGTTTTGTTTGGATTGTTATTAACTTCTCATGCTTATGCCGATTCGCTCAAAATCTTCATGAGCGGGATGGATTGGACTTATAATAATGGCATTTTGTCTGATAGTGGTGGTATTTCAGGAAGCGATGCTCTTGACTATGCTTCTTTTAAGGTAAATAATTTACTATATAAGGGATTGAACAGTGATATTGTCTTTGATGCTTACATTCCTCTGGCATCGCTTTCCGGTGGATCGGGGACGTTTACACCTGGAGAAGCAACTTTCAGTTTTCTGGTAGGGACTGAAGGGATTTCACTATATCTTACCGACTATTTAATAGTAGGCCAAAATAGTGGTTATGACCTTTCATTAACTGGCATTTTGGTGAAATCAGAAATTTCTTCTCAAAACCTGCCTTATGGTTTTATTATGAACGAGCCCATCACCTTAACATTTTCGGCATCAGGAGAAACGGAAACGGCACTTAGCGGAACAGGTGAAGTCAAGGCTGCTCTACTCGTTCCCGAACCAGCCACATTACTTCTTCTTGGTCTTGGTATGGTCGGATTGGGAGGGGTGTGGAGAAGGTTCCA